A stretch of DNA from Methanogenium sp. S4BF:
GTGAGAAAAAAGAGCAGGCCCCATCATCCCATTTTTATGAACCACGCCCAAAAACCTGAGGCAATCCGGATTTACGCACGTCCCGTTTTTCATCCGGACATCCCGTTTGTGGCCATTGGTATCTTCAAAACGCAGCACAATATCAGACAGGGTGAGCCATGATGTGGGAGATGTTCCTGACACTCAGTCCCGTGGCACAGGCGCTTGCCGCAGGAATCTTCACCTGGGGGATGACAGCACTCGGGGCGGCGACGGTATTTCTGACACGGGAAGTGAACCAGAAGTTTCTCGATGTGATGCTGGGGTTTGCCGCCGGAGTGATGATCGCCGCCAGTTTCTGGTCCCTGCTTCTGCCGGCAATAGAACTGTCCTCGGAGCTGGGTATTCCCGAATGGCTTCCCGCTGCGATCGGCTTCATCCTGGGGGGCGTGGCCCTTGCTTCCATTGACCGGATCCTCCCCCACCTCCATATCGGATTTCCCATGGAAGATGCAGAAGGGATTTCCACATCATGGCCCCGGAGCACACTCCTTGTCCTTGCGATAACGATGCACAACATCCCCGAGGGCCTTG
This window harbors:
- a CDS encoding ZIP family metal transporter, which produces MMWEMFLTLSPVAQALAAGIFTWGMTALGAATVFLTREVNQKFLDVMLGFAAGVMIAASFWSLLLPAIELSSELGIPEWLPAAIGFILGGVALASIDRILPHLHIGFPMEDAEGISTSWPRSTLLVLAITMHNIPEGLAVGVAFGALAAGYPAEALAAAVALAVGIGIQNFPEGMAISMPLRREGFSTLRSFWYGQLSGLVEPVAAVIGAAAVIIARPVLPYALAFAAGAMIFVVVEEVIPESQHNGNADAATFGAMLGFVVMMMLDVGLG